A single region of the bacterium genome encodes:
- a CDS encoding beta-galactosidase, whose amino-acid sequence MIVNSIAVNQKKLIERIPEYVQEKKVGIETFNISRWIFSEGVQIKRARFLKENCLEIKYEFKDNQKKIDIDFMLPENHFEGERIGFKLYGNGKKDKIEVWCKYRDSFIPLSMISLGQEKWQIIEMPASSPIHLFYKSVDRIKFTIVNREDNPHSGKFYISQMKFISPVLIQGLTVRKPEKKQFLSFIFDTWGAGGNDEEIEKNVETIKNIGINLHIIPVSFPSDIPEKNIENRKWLEGKIKSFMDKGIKIGISFYNTPPDEFAKKHPELLMKNENGEIYDTGGFFLSPWHPEVEKLWVNYIIDTLNFLKERNLLEKIEVIMLCPGHESEISYEWSHIWAFDENAIASYRDYLKKKYRNNIIFLNEDMGTDYKSFADIKPPKNFYPDREHWVFVDFYRLSMLKWCVKLADAVKEVFTPSYWLWLPHTHPDYPGRFFSGRYPIFYIENLKKLDIVDYVHIPALDWQSIDDVNLIKKMGVKVIGEVDVVPSPARLEWTFNQSLKYGFDGVYIGIIENICRDGKLTEAGEICRKLIDVFKSKKGGEK is encoded by the coding sequence ATGATAGTAAATTCTATAGCCGTAAATCAAAAGAAGTTAATTGAAAGAATTCCTGAATATGTGCAAGAGAAAAAGGTTGGAATAGAAACATTTAATATCTCAAGATGGATATTTAGTGAAGGTGTACAAATAAAAAGAGCAAGATTTTTAAAAGAAAATTGTTTGGAAATAAAATACGAATTTAAAGATAATCAAAAGAAAATAGATATTGATTTTATGCTTCCTGAAAATCATTTTGAAGGAGAAAGAATAGGATTTAAACTTTATGGAAATGGAAAAAAAGATAAAATAGAGGTATGGTGTAAATATAGAGATTCATTTATTCCTCTTTCAATGATTTCCCTGGGACAAGAAAAATGGCAAATAATAGAAATGCCTGCAAGTAGTCCAATACACCTTTTTTATAAAAGTGTAGATAGGATAAAATTTACAATTGTAAATAGAGAGGATAATCCTCATTCTGGTAAATTTTATATTTCACAGATGAAATTTATTAGTCCTGTTCTTATTCAAGGGCTAACAGTAAGAAAACCAGAAAAAAAACAGTTTTTATCTTTTATATTTGATACATGGGGTGCAGGTGGAAATGATGAAGAGATTGAAAAAAATGTAGAGACAATAAAAAATATAGGAATAAATCTTCATATAATCCCAGTTAGTTTTCCTTCTGATATACCTGAAAAAAACATAGAAAACAGAAAATGGCTGGAAGGAAAAATTAAATCATTTATGGATAAAGGGATTAAGATTGGCATAAGTTTTTATAATACACCACCTGATGAGTTTGCCAAAAAGCATCCCGAACTTTTAATGAAAAACGAAAATGGAGAAATTTATGATACAGGCGGTTTTTTTCTTTCTCCTTGGCATCCTGAAGTAGAAAAATTATGGGTGAATTATATAATTGATACTTTAAATTTTTTAAAAGAGAGAAATTTGCTGGAAAAGATCGAAGTAATAATGTTATGTCCAGGACATGAATCAGAAATTTCTTATGAATGGTCTCATATTTGGGCATTTGATGAAAATGCAATTGCAAGTTATAGAGATTACTTAAAAAAGAAATATAGAAACAATATAATTTTTCTTAATGAAGATATGGGCACTGATTATAAATCTTTTGCAGATATAAAACCACCGAAAAATTTTTATCCTGATAGAGAACACTGGGTTTTTGTTGATTTTTATAGATTAAGTATGCTTAAATGGTGTGTTAAACTTGCGGATGCTGTTAAAGAAGTTTTTACACCTTCTTACTGGCTTTGGTTACCCCATACTCATCCTGATTATCCAGGTCGTTTCTTTTCAGGAAGATATCCTATTTTTTATATAGAAAATTTGAAAAAACTTGATATTGTTGACTATGTCCACATACCTGCTCTGGACTGGCAATCTATTGATGATGTGAATCTTATAAAAAAAATGGGTGTTAAGGTAATAGGAGAAGTAGATGTTGTTCCAAGTCCAGCAAGGCTTGAATGGACATTTAATCAGAGTTTAAAATACGGTTTTGATGGTGTTTACATAGGCATAATTGAAAATATCTGCAGAGATGGAAAATTGACAGAAGCAGGAGAAATTTGTAGAAAACTAATAGATGTATTTAAAAGTAAAAAAGGAGGTGAAAAATGA